A DNA window from Phragmites australis chromosome 11, lpPhrAust1.1, whole genome shotgun sequence contains the following coding sequences:
- the LOC133884361 gene encoding proline-rich receptor-like protein kinase PERK1, translating to MSSPTAAPAPTTPTAPPATPSAPPPATPSAPPPATPSAPPPATPAAPSPPAPAAPPPSSSVPPPAVPSAPPPAPSTTPATPSAPAPSSPSSPGTPTTPSPPSDTPSPPSSGGGRSPSTPSSGGRSPTGNSPPKSPSSPSSAGGGSGVSTSLVVGVAVGGLVLLLLASFICLCCLRKKRRRAPPPPHYGYPPPPPQYKEDPYGGTYQSWQQNAPPPPPEHVVKMHPSPPPAYANRPPQPTPPPPPAMISSSGGSGSNYSGGEILPPPSPGLALGFSKSTFTYEELLRATDGFSDANLLGQGGFGYVHRGLLPNGKEIAVKQLKLGSGQGEREFQAEVEIISRVHHKHLVSLVGYCISGGKRLLVYEFVPNNTLEFHLHGKDRPTMEWSTRLKIALGAAKGLAYLHEDCHPKIIHRDIKASNILLDFKFEAKVADFGLAKFTTDNNTHVSTRVMGTFGYLAPEYASSGKLSEKSDVFSFGVMLLELITGRRPVDTTQTFMDDSLVDWARPLLMRALEDGEYDALVDPRLGKDFNPNEMARMIACAAACVRHSARRRPRMSQVVRALEGDVSLEDLNEGVRPGHSRFFGSYSSSDYDSGQYNEDMKKFRKMAFNNNYTSSQYSAPTSEYGQIQSASSSEGHQTREMESGVMKKSAYSGYSSGYSGAS from the exons ATGTCGTCGCCgacggccgcgccggcgccgaccACGCCCACGGCCCCGCCGGCCACCCCGTCTGCGCCGCCCCCAGCCACCCCGTCCGCGCCGCCCCCGGCCACCCCGTCCGCGCCGCCCCCGGCCACCCCGGCGGCTCCCTCCCCACCCGCGCCCGCGGCCccaccgccctcctcctccgtaCCGCCGCCGGCGGTCCCCTCCGCTCCCCCTCCCGCGCCGTCAACCACCCCGGCGACTccctcggcgccggcgccctcctccccctcctccccggGGACGCCCACCACCCCGTCCCCGCCCTCGGATACGCCGTCGCCCCCGTCGTCCGGAGGAGGGAGGTCCCCATCCACACCGTCGTCCGGTGGCAGGTCGCCGACGGGCAACTCACCCCCGAAGTCGCCGTCCTCGCCTTCGTCGGCAGGCGGCGGGTCCGGGGTGTCCACGTCGTTGGTCGTGGGCGTGGCTGTGGGCGGGCTCGTGCTGCTGCTTCTTGCCAGCTTCATATGCCTCTGCTGCCTCCGGAAGAAGCGGCGCcgcgcgccgccaccgccgcactACGGCtacccgcctcctcctccccagtaCAAGG AGGATCCATATGGCGGAACATACCAGAGTTGGCAGCAAAatgcacctcctcctcctcctgagcaTGTGGTCAAGATGCATCCCTCACCTCCCCCAGCATATGCCAATCGTCCTCCGCAGCCaacgccgcctcctccacccGCTATGATAAGCAGTAGTGGTGGGTCTGGTTCCAATTACTCAGGTGGTGAGATCCTACCTCCACCATCCCCTGGCCTTGCCCTTGGTTTCTCGAAGAGCACATTCACGTATGAAGAGTTGTTGAGGGCAACTGATGGATTCTCTGATGCTAATCTCCTTGGACAAGGTGGTTTTGGGTACGTTCACAGAGGATTGCTGCCTAATGGCAAAGAGATCGCTGTAAAGCAATTGAAACTTGGAAGTGGCCAGGGAGAGCGTGAGTTCCAGGCTGAGGTTGAGATTATCAGCCGAGTACATCACAAACATCTCGTGTCTTTGGTTGGTTATTGCATTTCTGGAGGGAAGAGGTTGCTTGTCTATGAGTTTGTCCCCAACAACACATTGGAATTCCACTTACATG GGAAAGATCGACCAACAATGGAGTGGTCCACAAGATTAAAGATTGCTTTGGGTGCTGCAAAGGGTTTGGCGTACCTTCACGAAGACT GCCATCCAAAAATCATCCACCGTGATATAAAGGCATCAAACATTCTTCTTGATTTTAAATTTGAAGCTAAG GTTGCAGATTTTGGACTTGCAAAATTCACTACTGATAACAACACTCATGTTTCGACTAGAGTAATGGGCACTTTCGG GTATTTAGCACCTGAGTATGCATCTTCTGGCAAGCTCTCTGAAAAGTCAGATGTATTTTCTTTTGGAGTCATGCTTCTTGAGCTAATAACTGGGCGGAGACCTGTTGACACAACCCAAACATTTATGGATGACAGCTTGGTTGACTGG GCAAGGCCCTTACTGATGCGAGCACTTGAGGATGGTGAATATGATGCTTTGGTGGATCCTCGGCTGGGAAAGGACTTCAATCCTAATGAGATGGCAAGAATGATAGCCTGTGCAGCTGCATGTGTACGCCATTCTGCACGTCGTCGCCCACGCATGAGTCAG GTTGTTCGGGCTTTGGAAGGCGATGTGTCTTTGGAGGATCTTAATGAAGGTGTTCGGCCTGGTCATAGCCGCTTCTTCGGATCGTACAGCAGCTCCGACTATGATTCTGGCCAGTACAACGAGGACATGAAGAAGTTCAGGAAGATGGCATTTAACAACAACTATACCAGTAGCCAATACAGTGCTCCTACCAGTGAGTACGGCCAGATACAATCCGCATCAAGCAGCGAGGGCCACCAAACTCGGGAGATGGAGTCGGGCGTGATGAAGAAAAGTGCCTACAGCGGTTACAGTTCAGGATACAGCGGAGCCTCGTGA
- the LOC133885208 gene encoding G-type lectin S-receptor-like serine/threonine-protein kinase At2g19130, whose protein sequence is MPPLYTFLGLLLLSSLHHTPSCSAATPNYTLTAGQALAVRDKLVSRNGKFALGFFQPTAIISKSDNTTITSPNWYLGIWFNKIPVFTTVWVANRENPITDPMVKFTQLKLSNDGNLVIANHAGAGSVIWSTSIVSRTGTTMNNTSAVLLDSGNLALVESPSSNVTLWQSFDYPIDVVLPGAKFGRNKITGFNSLGITKKSLIDPGLGSYSIELDASGVVLKRRNPSVVYWHWLSGESQLKLIPILKSILELNPKTKGLVDPTFVDNSEEEYYMYTSPNESASTFVSLDISGQIKLNVWSRANRSWQSIFAQPADPCTPFASCGPFTVCNGIANPFCDCMENFSQKSPRDWELDDRTGGCIRNTPLDCTSKKNMTSSTDIFHPIVHVTLPYSPQSIDDATTQSKCEEACLNDCSCNAYSYNSSRCSVWHGELLSVNRNDDIDNNSEDVLYLRLAAKDLPSLRKSKRKPTVGVVATAAIIISSMLLMLVLLFMIWRNKFKWCGASLYDNQDNGGIIAFRYSDLVHATKNFSEKLGAGGFGAVFKGVLSDSTTIAVKRLDGARQGEKQFRAEVSSIGLIQHINLVKLIGFCCQGDKRLLVYEHMPNGSLDAHLFQSNAVMLNWNTRYQIALGVARGLSYLHQSCHKCIIHCDIKPQNILLDASFIPKIADFGMAAFVGRDFSRVLTTFRGTAGYLAPEWLSGVAITPKIDVYSFGMVLLEMISRKRNSPEVYTSSSDHVEFFPVRAIRKLHEGNVQSLVDPQLQGDFNLEEAERVCKVACWCIQDNELDRPTMGEVVRVLEGLQELDMPPVPRLLAAITEHSDAALM, encoded by the coding sequence ATGCCTCCCCTCTACACATTTCTCGGGCTGCTGCTCCTCTCTTCCCTGCACCACACTCCTTCATGTTCCGCTGCAACTCCAAATTACACTCTCACGGCAGGCCAGGCGCTCGCCGTCCGCGACAAGCTCGTCTCGAGGAACGGCAAGTTCGCGCTCGGCTTCTTCCAGCCAACAGCAATCATCAGTAAGTCCGACAACACCACCATCACCTCCCCCAACTGGTACCTCGGCATATGGTTCAACAAGATTCCGGTTTTTACCACTGTATGGGTTGCTAATAGGGAGAACCCAATCACTGACCCCATGGTCAAGTTCACACAGCTCAAACTCTCAAACGATGGCAACCTTGTCATCGCAAACCATGCCGGTGCCGGATCCGTAATCTGGTCCACTAGCATTGTCAGTAGGACAGGAACTACTATGAACAACACTAGTGCCGTTCTATTGGACAGTGGAAACCTTGCCCTCGTAGAAAGCCCATCATCTAATGTGACATTGTGGCAGAGCTTTGACTACCCAATAGATGTCGTGCTTCCTGGTGCCAAGTTTGGCAGGAACAAGATCACCGGTTTCAACAGTCTGGGCATCACAAAAAAGAGCCTGATTGATCCAGGTCTCGGCTCTTATAGCATTGAGTTAGACGCCAGCGGTGTCGTCCTCAAGCGCCGCAACCCCTCGGTAGTGTATTGGCATTGGTTATCTGGAGAATCGCAATTGAAACTCATACCGATACTCAAGTCGATACTAGAATTGAATCCAAAAACCAAAGGTTTGGTTGACCCCACATTTGTTGATAACAGTGAAGAGGAGTACTACATGTACACTTCACCGAATGAATCAGCTTCCACATTCGTTTCGCTAGACATCTCTGGTCAGATCAAGCTGAACGTTTGGTCGCGAGCCAATCGGTCTTGGCAAAGCATATTTGCCCAGCCTGCTGATCCCTGCACTCCGTTTGCTAGCTGTGGACCTTTCACGGTCTGCAACGGCATTGCAAACCCATTCTGTGACTGTATGGAGAACTTCTCTCAGAAGTCACCTCGGGATTGGGAGCTCGATGATCGAACAGGAGGCTGCATCAGAAATACTCCGTTGGATTGCACTAGTAAGAAAAACATGACAAGTTCAACAGACATTTTCCACCCCATAGTTCATGTTACATTGCCCTATAGCCCCCAAAGCATAGACGATGCTACAACACAAAGCAAGTGCGAAGAAGCTTGTCTCAATGACTGCTCATGCAATGCTTATTCCTATAACAGTAGCAGATGCTCTGTCTGGCATGGGGAACTGCTTAGTGTAAATCGGAATGATGACATCGATAATAATTCTGAGGATGTTCTTTACCTTCGCCTTGCTGCCAAAGATTTGCCAAGTTTGAGGAAGAGCAAAAGAAAACCAACCGTTGGAGTTGTTGCTACTGCTGCAATCATTATTAGTTCTATGTTACTAATGCTTGTGCTGTTATTCATGATTTGGAGGAACAAATTCAAGTGGTGTGGTGCGTCATTATACGACAATCAAGATAATGGTGGAATTATAGCCTTTAGATACTCTGATTTAGTTCATGCTACGAaaaacttctcagaaaagctggGAGCAGGTGGTTTTGGTGCTGTATTCAAGGGAGTGTTAAGTGACTCGACTACTATAGCAGTGAAAAGGCTTGATGGTGCCCGTCAGGGAGAGAAGCAATTCAGGGCTGAGGTGAGCTCAATTGGGTTGATCCAACATATCAACCTAGTCAAATTGATTGGCTTCTGCTGCCAAGGTGATAAGAGGTTACTTGTGTATGAACACATGCCAAATGGGTCTCTTGATGCCCATCTATTTCAGAGCAATGCTGTTATGCTAAATTGGAACACCAGGTATCAAATAGCCCTAGGAGTTGCTAGAGGACTGTCCTACTTGCATCAGAGTTGCCACAAATGCATTATACACTGTGATATTAAGCCACAAAACATACTTCTCGATGCATCATTCATTCCTAAAATTGCAGATTTTGGGATGGCAGCATTTGTAGGAAGGGATTTTAGCCGAGTTCTGACTACATTCAGAGGAACTGCAGGGTATCTTGCCCCAGAGTGGCTTAGCGGAGTTGCTATTACACCAAAAATTGATGTTTACAGCTTCGGTATGGTACTGTTGGAAAtgatatcaagaaagagaaattcACCTGAAGTATACACTAGCAGCAGCGATCATGTTGAATTTTTCCCTGTGCGAGCCATTAGAAAGCTTCATGAGGGAAACGTACAGAGTTTGGTGGATCCACAGTTACAGGGTGACTTCAATTTGGAAGAGGCTGAAAGGGTTTGCAAAGTTGCATGTTGGTGCATCCAAGATAATGAGTTGGATCGGCCGACCATGGGTGAAGTGGTCCGGGTTCTTGAGGGTCTACAAGAGCTTGATATGCCCCCGGTGCCAAGACTACTTGCTGCTATAACTGAACACTCTGATGCAGCTTTAATGTAA